The following is a genomic window from Aphelocoma coerulescens isolate FSJ_1873_10779 chromosome 5, UR_Acoe_1.0, whole genome shotgun sequence.
ATAGCTTGTGATGTTGAAGCTGATTTTACTGTTGTAGCTGGTAAGGGATTTTTGGTGGGGTGGGAGAGTAGCTGGTGTttgagaatagaactgacaaggaAACATTTGTCTTTTCCCTGGCAAACTAATCTATCTCAGTATTATGTACATTTTCTGAAGAGTTAAGCACCTGTTGCTTCAGAAGAACTGACTGAAAATTGAGAATGTTCAATGAACAAAGTGTATTTAATTGGAAATAGGGCAAATCCTGAGTATTCTTGAAAAATCACACATCAtataaaatcacagaaccatagaatccATCCAAAAATGGCTTGGGTTTGAATGAACtttgaagatcatccagttcctactcgtcctgccatgggcaggaaacctttcactagaccaggttactcaatAACAAAAATCAATAAGGAAGACTGCAGAAATGATCTGTGTGGGAAATAAAATGTCTGTGCACATACAAATTTTCAGTATAATTGATAAACTTCTGTGAGTGTGCTCATATCAGGCATAAATTAGTCATATTGCTCCTTTACAAAGAGATAAGTTCTTTCAATAATCACTCAAGGACAAATGTACATTCTTAATATTCAACTAAATTTGAATGTTACAGTTAAAATTCTCTTATACACCAGCATGAAATAAAATTCACAGTGAGAGAGAGGTGTTCAGCAAGGACCAACTTGTGAACTGGATGGTCCACATTGTTCTTGGGCTCAGATTTCTCTGTTCCTAACCCAGGTGGCTCTGACGCCCTCTGGACACTAAGCAGCCAATTTTTGCAGTGTGGTTTCAGTGTCACTCTTTGCAGGGGTCTCTAACTGGGGTGGGTACGCCATTGCCTGTGCTCTGTCTGTGCTGCGCTCCTGTGAGATCCACGACCGCTACCTGCGCAGAGCCGTCGGCTTTCCACGTGCACCGAGCAAGAGGCTCTGGCTGCCGGCACTTCCGTCCGTCACCAAGGTAATTCCTGTGCACGAGGGGCTGAGACTTGCTCATGACACATAGATGGAAGTGGCCACCAGCTGCTGAATCCTGCCTAGTCCAGTTCAATACCTTACCTTCACAAGGTgtcttggtttaaaagacaggtgtctgctaaggaaggcaggagcctcccttggaatggaaaatgtaacccccttccctccaaattattataattttgaaattaaggggctttcaggcagtTATATGAGAAATAGgagtaacagttctttactagtatataTAACAAGGCCATAATACAGAAATACTGGCTTaacctgacagagtcaggatatgacctgacaccctgtcaggcagggtggtggtagcagtctgattaaggggtggctgcagtcctctttgAAGTGGCAGATACGGTTCTGtagaagcagtgatcctgtagaagggtctggtcttcctctgaaggtccagtggtggttatatagctcttgtcctctgggaatccagtaggtgAGGGCTCATTGTGGTGTTCCACACCTCAGAgtatatccaggtaggaatgcttggttcctccctctgggtggagcatctcacaatgggatgatgtaattttaggagtcatgcagtgaggctggatggcccattaacagaagatatccCCCGGagagagttatcagggatgtgtctgCAAGAGACAAAGAaccctgccccacctggttttaagagatggtgatagaatacatacttttggttacatcttacactgTAACCTAAGACACAAGGTCTTTAGGGACTTTTGGGGATTCCTTGTGAAGAAGCAGCCACACTGTACTTAGACTGTTCCACAAAGGATTCAAAACAGGTTGGAAATAAAAAGCCTCCAATATGAATGTATTCATGTCTTCTAACTTCAAGCAGAAGACAGTGCTACAATTTTATGGGCAATACAAGAAATCCCTGTATTGAGATACAGTGATTAAAATTCCCTGTTTGCTTCCTTAGCATCATTCATGATTTTATAACTCTCTGTTTTAGTGTCCTTTAGATGTCTGCTTCCAAAATCAAGTCACAGTTCTTATGGAGTAGCCACTCCATACTTCTGATCTTGGTACCGTACTTCTGATCTTTCTACCTTTCTGGAACCTTTCTACAATTAGTTTTGAATGTTTCTAAATTAAAGTTGGAGAAAAACTTGtacatgaatatttttaaatgtgttttgacTAATGCAGCTCTGTACAGTGTGATATTCTGGGAATGCAAAGGTTTCAGACtgagaaaaagtaaaataactGAGAGGGGTGAGAAATGACTGTGATCTGTGCTCATCCTGCTAAGCACGTGCCTCTATTTTTAACTTGGcagtggttaaaaaaaaatctgtctatatatacacacacacacacttaatGATTAAATAAGGTTTGTTCCACGTATTTGCAATAACTTAGGAACTTCAAAATTCAGCTTTATTGGCAGAGTGCCTCTATAGAGATTTGGACAAAAGCATTAAGTTTGTGACCTCCAAGAATGCTAAGCAAAATGCAATCCATCTACCATAGAAACTGTCCAAAACAAAGAAGCTTTTCTCCTGAGATGACAGCACATTCTGCATGAAATTCCAACAAAGCACCTTTTAAGTATTTTAGAGTAGatctcaacatttttttttagttcttgcTATCTTAGTTTTTTATCCAGAGGTCGTAAAACTGAAACTGATACCAACACTTGGCACAGACATATAGTTTAACAAAGCTTATATGGCCCTTTTTAGCACAGTCTTTTCATAAAATAGATTAATTACTTTTcagttttcactgtttttttccagtggcATCTACTGGTTTTTGACCTTTAAATTAATGCATCCTAAAATTACTATGATCAAAATTCCTGGTAATGAGATAGTGTAATTAAATGTCATACTGTGTACAGGAAAaccttcttgtttttgttttactaAGCTATACAGCTGGGAATACTAATGAGCCAATaatgggctcctgaaagtgccATACAAAAATCTGTTGAGATAAAATTAATGGAAACAGTTTTCTGGAGGAGAGAAAATGACTAAATGTCTGACAAGAAAATATTATATCTTTAATTATAAATCACACAACAGTGAACAATGCAGAAGATTGAATACATTAGTATTCACATACTCCATTAGTATAAAAAAATCAGACCATTTACGTTTATATGGCTACTTTCTGCAAAATTCATCTTCATTTAATGGTATAATAATTGCCCTAGTGAGATAAAGAGCAGCACCACACAGATCCATCTCGGTGTTTATAGTTGTGTTTGTAATTGAAAAGAGGACATTTGAAGGAGTGCCTAAGCAGCAGACACCTTTCTTATaatgtgctttatttttcttcaaaaaatggCACTTCCATGAATGCTGTAGGTCATAATTACTAAGTGAAGACTTCCCCTGAAACACCAACATTATTTCCCTGCAGGCTCTTGTTCAAGCAGTGTCAGGGTTACGCTGCCAAACCCCAGAACTGTGGAGCTCTCCCTTCCCACTGAAGAGCAAACTAAGATTGTTCTGTGCTCATGGATCAGCCTTTACACACATCTTAGCGACAGATGCTGCAAAGCATTTGTTCCGTGGCGAGAACTGCAGGAGCAAGAAACAATTGGACCTAAACAATCTTTGCTTACCTTTACCTTTGCTTACCTACTAATTTGATTATGGTACTGTCTTGGCTTTTCAGATGTTTGTAGTGTTGTTGTATCAAAGTGACtgtaataaaattaattcattcGTACTTATCCAAATGTAGCTAATGCTAAACATCTTACAGTCAACTCTGCATTTCATTGCATCTCACAATCAGGTTAATATATCGATCATTTGTTCTTTTACTGAACTCTTCATTAATGGCAGCGTATTAACTGtatagtttggtttggttttttaatgatGACCTCTAAGAATATGAACTATATTATAAATATATGAAAGTGTGATGTATTTTTAGTATGCTTTATTACCTTTGTCATTCATAAGGAAGTTGTTCCCTTGAATAAAGCACAAACGAATAAgatatttttctattattttgattattttttctggTTACTCCACTCCCAACATAATTATTTACTAAAGAGAGAACTGTGGTCCAATTGCAGCACTGTACAGCTAAGGAAGTGTGCTGTACATTGTATTTGCTTATTAGAAATGGAAACAGTAGCATTTGATGACAAACTATGGTTTATCAGGCATAGTTATGTAGTATTAAGCAAGCAAACTTTTTAACCTCATATAAGCAGATCAGAGAGCTCTAATATGTAAATACGTAGCAGAAACCATTCATTTTAGAGATTACATTTTGTGTATCCAATTTGGGCATCTCTTTTGCTACACAGGAGATCGCCTTTGTCCTTATGCATTTAGATACACTCAGTGCTAAGAGAAACCTCTGTCGTGCAGAAAGATCAGTTGTATATTTGCTTTCATATATATGAACATTCATATGATATAAACTGATgtatatttataattttataaaTTACAAAGTATCAAATTTCATGCTACTAATGTATCCTGATAATTTCCTTAAATAGATGCGCCACTACTGACACCATGTAACTATGCATATTTCTCCTGTAGTAGAAAACCAGGCCCTCATTTAATTTTGTTGCAGCTAAGAACTAGGATGTTTTACCAGGAAATAAAAGACAGATCTTTAGAAAGTGCATTCAGAAAGCAAGTTACAAAATTAAACTGAATTGATCATACAGGGCATGCTTTGCTTCATTCAGAAATGATTACGTTTTGGCCATGTACTCTATTATGTAAAATACAACCATATTGTGTCTAAATTCAGATCTACAGCTACTGTATTCTTTGTGGTTTAGAAGTGTTCCTGGAAAAAGTCCAAACATTTGATAAGAGAAGAATAGATATTTTAAcgttataattttttttcatgattcATTTGTGTCCAGGAGATAAAGAACTTTGCTGGAGTTTATTGTGTGGTAATGTCAAACAAGAAATGTTAAAACCTAGCGAACTCTTTGTCAAGGACACTGGTAGGACTGTTCCAGTAGCAATTTCCATGCAAGTAGAAATGGCCCAGTagacaaaaaaccagaaaaggcaTTCCTAGCaaagaaagggaggaaaagataGGTACGTGAGCGTTGCAAGGTCGTACTTAACTTATCACTGGGTTGGTGTAGGGGAAGCtaggatttttgttttcttggatttttattAACAGAATTCAAGAAATAAATTCTCACTATAGTAAATGCTAAAAAAATAGAGTTTTACTGTGTACATTTCATAGCAAATGAAAAGCAGAGCCATTGATGGCAGACATGCATCCACTTGAAACCAGATCTTCAAATTTCACTGTTCCCGGTGTTTTTTTCAGAGCTCATTTTATTCCATCTTTTCATCCCACAATGCTAACTGGCCCATAGCTCacaaaaaagcattttattccctctgTGTACTTTTACAGCTCAACTTGGAACATGCTTTGTTATCTGCTTATATTAGTTAAGCAAGAAAATAACTGTAGTTCTAAACAAAGTATATGCTATTTCAGAGCATGCCAAGGAAGCACAATTTCTGAGGTTGTTTTGTCCCCACTTCTTCCCTAAGCAACCAAAATTCTCATAAAATCAataagaaaaagggaagagaggGCCAAAGGCATGTAGAGatcagagaagctgcagaaaagTGAGTGTGCAGCCTATTCAGGTGCTCTCTatagccttttttcctggtgcatcctctttcccttctgttcttttcttttaaaatgcagctgcagccagctgcCTTGCTGGGGAAACCACAGATGGATTTTTGAGATACTTTGGGTGGAGGTTCCTCTGATTCTGATTTGTGCAATATAGGAACTTGAAACCAGGCAAAAAATGATAGATGTTTCTGAATTGACACTAATGTTCTGTTTGAGGGAGTGTGGAGAACAACAATATTCAGTAATTAAATAGCAGTCAAGAGTATAAACCATCTGACACTCCCTGAGCTCCAGATGCTAAACATATTCTTTGGGACAAGACAGTACTTGCAAGTTGATGGCAAAATAAATATGGAGAATATGGTCAGTCTCTCccagaattaaaataaagatcTTGATGACTGCTCTTGTCTGATTCAGAATTTTAATTATACtccatttctttgttttttaaggaagaaaagctTCTGAAAACACTTGTGCAGCTCGGGGTCCGCAGTGGCAAAACTGCCAGTCTAGAGATGGAAGTGGACGGGCTGCCCTTCTACAACACCCATTCGCTTATGATTGAAAAGCTGCTGCAAGAAGCACAGCAGTGACTGCCCCTAATGATTTCTGCATCAAGAGTTGTTCCGATGTCATTTCTGTATTCTTGAGGCTCTCACAAGGTGTAAAAGATCAGAAAAAGATGATTTTTCATCTCTGGTGTCTGGACCACACACAGCCTTTCATTGTTATCCTTACATCTCTGTGTAACAAGAAGAGGGTATCATCACAGTGACTTGGTCtacctttcttttctgtaattttaaaatggagAATGAATATTAAATGATTTATAATAAGAGTTGATCCAGCTTTTACAAAGAAACCATGCAATTACAATGAGATATTATTGCACTGCTGTTCTTGTTTCACTGACCTCATAACTGTAACAGGAAGTAACTCTCGTAACAACTTGGGTTTAAAAATACTTGTGGTGAGGAAAACAGCTACAGTAGAGAGGGGAGATTCAAAACAAAATTGCAGTTTTACAGTAGTGAAAGCTCCACTTTCTGTAGCCCCTCTGTCTTCTTATGGTGGGGGATAGTTTGGGGAAATGTGAGGAGATAAGGAGAAAATTTCAACTGAGCTAATGAAAATAAGGGCAGCATTGCAGACCTTCCATGTAAAGGGTAGCCTGTGCCATTGACCTCCACTGTATCAGTAGTTTGTCACTTATGTATTTTGCCCCTTTCTGGGTAATAGAGAAAAATTGTAGACATTTCAGAGTATCCTGTCGTtaaaaagaatataaatatataaataatgattaaaattaattattagaAATAAAAGTATGATTAGAAATGAATAAACATTTGCATTCAGTATGAAATAACAttatgtaaataaatattgaCATGAATTCCTGTTATAGAAATTCAGCTCCTGACAAGACCACGTGAAGTAACATTAAATTCTATCCCATAGAATTTCTAACACTGAAGCAGTACACAACAAATGGTTGTGAATTGTGCCCAACTTTTGTCATTTAAAGCTGTGATTTTTACCTTAACTCCAGATGAGTGTCAGCACTGAAGTTCTGCTGGCTGTCAGCCCTCACAGCAGAGAGGGGAGGGTAGCTTTGACACTGCACCTCTAGAGCACTGGTGCTTTACCTGTCATAAAATGGAAGTTGCCTTTAGTTGGAGTTCCAGCAGCCAGCAACACTTTGTatctcttttccttcctggcAGGtgagttttattttccttcttcgaTGCAAGACAAACAACTTTTtcagaatgagaaaaataatttcataccACAAACACCAGCATATTTTGAATATTAGTCTCCTGAAGTCCCTGAGCACATAAAGCCTTTAAAGACATAAAATAGTTGAACACATGACAGAAAGAAATCTTAAAGCCAGCTAGACATTCAGGTTCACCGAAGATTCCAATGTTTATTTTACAAATCGATCATTTTTTTAGATTTATCTCAAACCTTCTGAAAAGATGTTCTAGAAAAGTATCTTTGAAGTTTCACAATTAGAAAACATCTCCTTTAGAAGTCTCCAAACTCTCCAAACTATAAGTATTaagtaaaatatttcatatgAATGCTTGAACTTTTTGCCAAAGCCAGTAACCCTGTAGGATGGCGTATGTTCACTGCTGCACAGAACTCACAGAATGAAATTGGCATCGTTTTAAAAGAAGCAGCTGATTTTATTCTCTGTGTGCTACTGACATACTACGCTAACAGGTGCAATGTATATTATTCTTTCCAAGCACTAACTTTTGTCAAAAAAAGGTTTTGCTCTTGGTTCCCCCAAAATACAAGTCTTAACAGTCAGATTTCAttgagaaatacaaaatttaataatttatttctcttttcctctagTGCATGCTTTTAAAATCCCTTCTCGTGTGCAGTCCCAAGCACTGTTTTACTGCAATAGCAGGTCTAGCATGTCTCTAGCAACCTTAGCAGGACTCTTGAGTGAGTTTTGACTGAGATGGAAGGAAAACTCTGAGTGGGAGTTACCTTCCTGCTGTATTGGTTAcagctctgcagcctgaggTGAACAGTTACAGAAAGAATTGATAAAATGTAAGCTtcgagaaaaaaaagaggaaaaagaagaagaaatcccTCCCTTCTGTTGAGGGTTAGCAGGTTAAGTGCTGAGAACTGTAGCAGAATGCTGGGATGTGTTACACAAGTTTCCATCTGATTTTCAACTGCAGCAGCTGACCAAAGCTGACCACATCAAAGCACCAATTCAAATAAGCCTTAATCCCTCAGATGACAATTCCATATAGTACAGCATGCTCTGCATTCCAATTGTCTAATTTAAACAACATGGGTAACTGTGAAGAAGCAACGCATAAACATGACAACAAATATTTAATCCTAGAACAAACCATGTGTGTGTCTTGCAGTCTGACAGGTTGTGGGGGTCCAAGGAGTTGGTGCTTAACCATGTACAGGCTCAGCACTCCAGCAGTCCCTGCCTTATGACCCCCTTGGAACACACAGCAAATGAGATGAAAGATTAGGAGAAAATAAAGCTAAACAGTGCTAAtagtcaggagaaaaaaatgcagttgtaATTAATCCAGCTGAGTGGTCAAAGTataaagaaatgtaaaataattaaacaaatCAAATGTTAACCTAAGCAAACCTAATCCCCTCTTGGGATTGGGGACAGGAATCTTTTCTgctgctagaggagggaggagatgaTCTGTAGTCTCACAAATAGAAACTGTGGgccaaaattatttcaaacatagagagaaaaaaatataaaaagaaaattataaaaacaTTCTTTATTAAACATATCCACTAATTATATCCAATATTGCACTCTCAAGGTGGTTTCCAGAAAACTGTTAGTATATATTCCTTTTGGAATCTGATGACAAGCAAGGCTGTGTTACAATGACATACTTCAGATAGCACGAGTAGACATCTGTCTAGACAATCTTTTGACTTAAAAGcaaaccaaagaaacaaaactgattATACTGCTGGAAGTTATCAGCTCCAGGGTGCAGAGAGGTGTTTCAAAGAAGATCTGAAGCCAGAGAATTGAAAGGACAAGGCAATATTCATGGTGTAACAGCTACAGATACAAGAAGGTGTGATGAGCAGATCACTAAGAAGAATCATGCAGGATTCATTactgtaataaaaaaaccctagaaAACCTAGAGAGGAGGTGGTGGTAGAAACAATACTATAGAGTACAACTCCCACATCTTTAAAAGCCACTATTCTCCACTTACTCCTGTATTTTGTTGCTGTCTAAACCAGGATACTGATCATTCATATGTCATATTTCTGATACTGTATTTACTGAACCATGAATGAACCCTAAACTATATTATCTGTGGGCAAGAAGAGAGTTTAAACGGAATTCATTCAACAGTTTCCCTGACAAATGAATTGTTATATAATTGCCTGCATGGTCTGTGCTGCACAAAATACACAAATTGCAAAGGACACAATCAAAACTGTAGCAAGGTGTAGTAGAATTTAGATGTAAATAAATGAATACAGTGACTCAGAGAAGCACATGGGATCAAAGTGCCTCACATACTACCAACCTTCTGTTCTCTTCCAAGTCAACACACCAAGTTACTGACACTTGACACACCACTGGAGCCCAGAGTCTCATAGTTCTGGAAGTCTCTAGGAGCCTTATGATGAGGTTTAACAGTCTGAGATTCACCAGTCAAATAACAGCCTGAAGGTCTCAGCAGGTGCTGAGTTCCCTGTGCATGTTCTCCTATAACGTCTCGCACTATTGGAATCACTGTTTCAGGAGTCTGGTTCTGGCATGGTCTCTACAGGCTTTGAaactggcagaaggaaaagttaTTTCAGAGAGTTACAGAGATGTTGCAGAAGTGTTTTGttggttctttttctttctaaaagtaCATATGgggacatttatttttttctgtctctgaccTTTTCAATAGATGATGTCAGCTTGTAGAGAATTATTTTCTCAAGATGCAACAGGGGAAAACAGAAAGCAGTTAAAGATGAGTTCACTAGAACTACACACCATGAGTACTGGCTTATTCCAGTCAATGCAGTCATCAAGACAAACGGGTTTTAAGTGGTAGCATGACAACAACAGATATATGATTATAACTGAACTGACTTGGCATATGCTTTCCTCCCTATTGCCAGGGTCCAAGCACCTCCAGAAACAGCTTCATTGTACAGCATTGCTCATAAGCCTTTGCAAGGTCACACTGCTGTAATACGTGAATAATTCAGATACACAACACGGCCGTAGCTGCAGATTTAGGATCAAGGTCCTTTTTTGATTAATGCTATAGGCTGTCTATATCAGCTGTGAAGCAGTCCTTCATTCCAGCACCAGCAAGTGGTATTTGTAGTAACTCTGGTTGTTGCTCATGCTGTGTTCTGTTGGGAGTTTTAGTAGTGTTCAGTGGATAGGACTCCTTTGTCTCGGTACTCAGACGGCCTAAACATGTTAGACAAGAGTCTCTCATCTTGACAAAGTTCTGGTAAGTGCTTTCACTGGAAAAACAGTATAATACTGGGTCAGCAACACAGTTAAAAGTAGTTAACAAGAGAGAAATATGGTAAACATTAAATACTTTCTCAGCAAATGAGCAGCTGTTCTCCAACAAGCTACGAACTACAAGTAGGATGTGGTATGGCCCAAAGCAGactaaaaatatgaaaacagtGCTTGAAACCAGTCTTTTAATTtggattttcttcttcttttgggTGCCGGGACTCTTGTGGACAACTCGTAAAATCCCACAGTAGGAGAAggccagcagaaagaaagggaaaaggaagccAGCAGAGAAGCGGTAGTAATTGACATTGTGCTCCCATTTCTTGATGGGGTAATGCTCAAAGCACACCAAGTGGCTCTCAGCATCCATACTGATCTCCCCGTGCGTGAACACAAAGCAGCATGTCATTATTTCTTTGGCCCAGATGATGATGCTCACAATGGCAGCAGCCTTCATGGTCCGAAAGCGCTGAAACCGGAAGGGGTGCACTACGGCCAGGTAGCGGTCGATGGAGATGCAGCACAGGAAGCCCACGCTGATGTAGATATTCTCATATAGGATGATGCCACAAATTTTGCACAGCAGCTCATTGTAAGTCCAGTTGTCATGCTGTAAAGCATACTGAAGccaaaaaggcaaagaaaatatGTACAGCAGGTCTGCTACAGTCAAATTGCAAAGGTAGATACCTAATTCATTTTTAGCTTTGATCTGTAAATACCCATAGTACAGTGACAGACAGTTAGCTG
Proteins encoded in this region:
- the GPR68 gene encoding ovarian cancer G-protein coupled receptor 1 — encoded protein: MVNFTENATEKCNINHDIHETLSPVVYIFVFILGLPANCLSLYYGYLQIKAKNELGIYLCNLTVADLLYIFSLPFWLQYALQHDNWTYNELLCKICGIILYENIYISVGFLCCISIDRYLAVVHPFRFQRFRTMKAAAIVSIIIWAKEIMTCCFVFTHGEISMDAESHLVCFEHYPIKKWEHNVNYYRFSAGFLFPFFLLAFSYCGILRVVHKSPGTQKKKKIQIKRLVSSTVFIFLVCFGPYHILLVVRSLLENSCSFAEKVFNVYHISLLLTTFNCVADPVLYCFSSESTYQNFVKMRDSCLTCLGRLSTETKESYPLNTTKTPNRTQHEQQPELLQIPLAGAGMKDCFTADIDSL